A region of Sesamum indicum cultivar Zhongzhi No. 13 linkage group LG7, S_indicum_v1.0, whole genome shotgun sequence DNA encodes the following proteins:
- the LOC105166971 gene encoding transcription elongation factor TFIIS, with protein sequence MEKQLTELFESVKMAAEAAENSPGEEDRCLDVLKQLKKFPVNYQVLVSTQVGKRLRQLTKHKSEKIKALASDVVEIWKTLIVKETMSNKKNGADKNGDTVKAEPARSESEEVKNIQKNAKPERAIPSAKPNSDKVQKLETSSTVKIEKVGVVLTTKNGLEEHVDKKVKIENATSEGRKPAADPVGPQKLTSLIYCKDPTRDKVREILAEALCKVSSEINNDLHDRVNKCDPYRIAVLVETSMYEKWGKSSGPQKAKYRSVLFNIKDSNNPDFRRKVLLGDFEPRAILELTADEMASDARQVQNEKIKQKALFNSELGGPPQASTDQFTCGRCKKKETTYYQMQTRSADEPMTTFVTCVNCNNRWKFC encoded by the exons ATGGAGAAGCAGCTGACTGAGCTTTTTGAGTCGGTGAAGATGGCTGCAGAAGCGGCTGAGAACTCACCAGGGGAGGAGGATCGATGCCTTGATGTTTTGAAACAGCTGAAGAAATTCCCGGTTAACTATCAAGTCCTTGTGTCTACCCAG GTTGGAAAACGTCTCCGCCAACTGACTAAACATAAGAGCGAGAAGATTAAGGCTCTGGCTTCGGATGTGGTTGAGATATGGAAGACTCTAATTGTTAAGGAAACAATGTCAAACAAGAAGAATGGGGCTGATAAGAATGGTGATACTGTAAAAGCTGAACCTGCTCGTTCAGAAAGTGAGGAGGTGAAGAATATACAGAAGAATGCGAAACCGGAGAGAGCTATTCCCTCTGCCAAACCAAATTCTGATAAAGTCCAGAAGTTGGAAACTTCGTCCACtgtcaaaattgagaaagtcGGAGTTGTTCTGACAACAAAGAATGGCCTTGAAGAACATGTTGACAAGAAAGTCAAGATAGAAAACGCAACTTCTGAAGGGCGAAAACCGGCAGCAGATCCTGTAGGACCACAGAAGCTAACATCTCTCATCTATTGCAAGGACCCCACCAGGGACAAAGTCCGCGAGATTCTTGCAGAAGCCTTGTGCAAAGTCTCTAGTGAGATCAACAATGATTTGCACGACAGAGTTAATAAATGCGATCCCTATCGTATTGCTGTGTTAGTGGAGACATCAATGTATGAGAAGTGGGGCAAGTCCAGCGGCCCCCAGAAGGCCAAATACAGGTCAGTATTATTCAACATCAAGGATTCAAACAACCCGGATTTCCGAAGAAAAGTCCTGCTTGGGGACTTTGAGCCGCGTGCCATTCTTGAGCTGACGGCCGACGAGATGGCCAGCGACGCAAGGCAGGTTCAGAATGAGAAGATCAAGCAGAAAGCACTCTTTAATAGTGAGCTTGGAGGTCCTCCACAGGCTAGTACAGATCAGTTCACTTGTGGTAGGTGCAAGAAGAAGGAAACTACTTATTACCAGATGCAGACTAGGAGTGCCGACGAGCCCATGACGACATTTGTAACATGTGTAAACTGCAATAATCGCTGGAAGTTTTGCTGA
- the LOC105167193 gene encoding LOW QUALITY PROTEIN: probable WRKY transcription factor 70 (The sequence of the model RefSeq protein was modified relative to this genomic sequence to represent the inferred CDS: deleted 1 base in 1 codon) — MKTGSSLHAKRKRVIVELVKGKETATRLRTLLRIPDQDHGSSSVTPGHLAFQILRSFNKTLSVLTSSCAATSPRRVDCRGSACSGESKQKPGLKSRRGCYKRRRSCESWTKICSVVEDGYAWRKYGQKDILDSQYPRCYFRCTHKYEGCKATKQVQRIKEEPILYQITYFNHHTCTETARALPLIPDPDPVNPNLLSFQTGNPSKQEECHSTNSEIKKEECSKQNEGEGVCDDAISYLLDPWQEMIGSDPFGYKPIWGPTMSFHQEDGGSGLYSCGSTSLHELHMEVNQFGYIDNYFYF; from the exons ATGAAAACGGGTAGTAGTTTACATGCAAAGAGGAAACGGGTCATAGTGGAGCTGGTTAAAGGCAAGGAAACGGCGACCCGGCTCCGAACCCTGCTCCGTATACCCGATCAGGATCATGGATCGTCCTCCGTCACACCTGGGCACCTTGCCTTTCAAATCTTGAGATCTTTCAATAAGACCCTCTCCGTGCTGACTTCTTCCTGCGCCGCTACGTCACCCCGCCGC GTTGACTGCCGCGGATCCGCCTGCTCCGGGGAGAGCAAACAGAAGCCGGGGTTAAAAAGTCGGCGGGGTTGTTACAAGAGACG ACGGAGCTGTGAATCATGGACGAAAATATGTTCAGTGGTGGAAGATGGGTATGCATGGAGGAAATACGGACAGAAGGACATCTTGGATTCTCAATATCCTag GTGCTACTTTAGGTGCACCCACAAGTACGAAGGTTGCAAAGCTACAAAACAGGTCCAAAGAATCAAAGAGGAACCCATTTTGTACCAAATCACATACTTCAACCACCATACATGCACCGAGACAGCAAGGGCTCTGCCTCTCATTCCGGATCCGGATCCTGTAAACCCAAACCTACTCAGTTTCCAAACGGGTAACCCATCAAAACAAGAAGAGTGTCATTCCACAAACTctgaaatcaagaaagaagaatgTTCAAAACAGAATGAGGGTGAGGGTGTGTGTGATGATGCAATATCATACTTACTGGATCCATGGCAGGAGATGATCGGGTCGGATCCGTTCGGGTATAAGCCCATTTGGGGCCCAACTATGAGCTTCCATCAGGAAGATGGAGGGTCCGGGTTGTACTCATGCGGGTCTACTAGTTTGCATGAGCTTCATATGGAGGTTAACCAGTTTGGCTATATAGACAATTATTTCTACTTTTAA
- the LOC105166973 gene encoding transmembrane protein 87B-like: MLFRRGIQCFMFNRNGRRTVIFVGILLLFCGNGVRASIHEYKNEGFIPRFNSFFFHGGSEGLYASKNLDPLKTTTNDDTNKPLQGKSFIRFESITFRRPKEIANKQNEMQQSTGVVEAIIVEVKDRDKIGGAYMNSSAICCNPALAKEGLCKVGEVIIRQDPDNPGWPRKLQVSFEGNSEEANMVLQTVEINKTGMYYLYFVFCDPELKGTVMNGRTVWRNPEGYLPGRMAPLMTFYGLMSLAYIALGVLWFLRFVQHWKDIIKLHYQITAVIGLGMCEMALWYFEYANFNATGSRPIGITLSAVTFSAIKKTVSRLILLVVSMGYGVMRPTLGGITSKVILLGVVYFVASEALELVEHLGNINDFTGKTRLFLVLPVALLDACFILWIFSSLSKTLEKLQIRRSMAKLELYRKFTNALAVSVLLSVAWIGYELYFNASDPLSELWRRAWVIPAFWTLLAFLLLVVICVLLAPSHNPTRYAYETGDDEEEAISLTAAGVIVAGDLASKVERKERKTSIASDHVFGLGEDIEEDKRE; this comes from the exons ATGCTATTCCGCAGAGGGATCCAATGCTTTATGTTTAATAGAAATGGAAGGAGAACGGTAATATTTGTTGGgattttgttgttattttgcGGAAATGGAGTGAGAGCGTCGATCCATGAGTACAAGAATGAAGGATTCATTCCTCGCTTTAATTCCTTCTTCTTCCATGGGGGCAGTGAGGGATTGTATGCTTCCAAGAATCTTGACCCGCTCAAAACCACAACCAATGATGATACTAATAAACCCCTTCAGGGAAAATCCTTCATTAG GTTTGAGTCCATCACATTTAGGAGACCAAAAGAGATTGCCAACAAGCAGAACGAGATGCAGCAAAGTACTGGTGTGGTAGAGGCCATTATAGTTGAGGTCAAAGACAGAGATAAGATTGGAGGAGCTTATATGAATTCCAGTGCAATATGCTGCAATCCTGCTCTTGCTAAGGAGGGGTTATGCAAAGTTGGCGAGGTAATAATCCGCCAAGATCCCGATAACCCAGGATGGCCAAGAAAGCTACAGGTTTCATTTGAGGGAAACAGTGAAGAGGCTAATATGGTGCTTCAGACTGTTGAGATTAATAAAACTGGAATGTATTATCTATACTTTGTGTTTTGTGACCCAGAACTGAAGGGTACAGTAATGAATGGAAGAACTGTCTGGAGAAATCCAGAAGGTTATCTACCAGGTAGGATGGCACCATTGATGACATTTTATGGCCTTATGTCTCTAGCATACATTGCTCTTGGTGTTCTATGGTTTTTGCGGTTTGTGCAACACTGgaaagatataataaaactgcATTACCAAATCACAGCTGTGATAGGACTGGGAATGTGTGAAATGGCCCTCTGGTACTTTGAGTATGCAAACTTTAATGCCACTGGGAGTAGACCAATTGGAATTACTCTTTCGGCAGTTACTTTCAGTGCTATAAAGAAAACTGTTTCTCGTCTTATTCTCCTTGTGGTTTCAATGGGTTATGGTGTTATGAGACCAACCCTAGGAGGCATAACCTCGAAAGTAATTCTTCTGGGTGTGGTATATTTTGTGGCTTCAGAAGCCCTGGAGCTTGTAGAGCATTTGGGAAATATCAACGACTTTACAGGAAAAACCAGGCTCTTCTTGGTGCTACCAGTAGCACTTCTTGATGCCTGCTTTATTCTTTGGATCTTTTCATCATTATCCAAGACTTTGGAGAAGCTACAG ATACGAAGAAGCATGGCCAAACTTGAGCTCTACCGAAAGTTCACCAATGCTCTAGCAGTATCAGTTCTGCTTTCAGTTGCTTGGATTGGCTATGAG TTGTATTTCAATGCTAGTGACCCCCTCAGTGAATTGTGGAGAAGAGCATGGGTCATCCCAGCATTCTGGACTTTGCTTGCTTTCTTGTTATTGGTGGTTATATGCGTCCTGTTGGCTCCTTCACATAATCCAACTAG GTACGCGTATGAGACTGGTGATGATGAGGAGGAGGCTATCTCTCTGACTGCCGCAGGAGTAATAGTAGCTGGAGACTTGGCATCCAAagtagaaagaaaagaaaggaagacATCAATTGCATCAGATCATGTCTTTGGGCTCGGGGAAGATATTGAGGAGGACAAAAGGGAGTGA
- the LOC105166972 gene encoding pentatricopeptide repeat-containing protein At2g40720 (The sequence of the model RefSeq protein was modified relative to this genomic sequence to represent the inferred CDS: added 150 bases not found in genome assembly) produces the protein MQFNGFFISRSFSILRNISLSANHVNANIKALVQQGRYQEALESYSKDPNFPLCTSRFTFPSLLKACASLSSFHYGGTLQSTIIKMGLSFDPYIINSLIRMYVKCGSLCSAVKLFDNVSQCEVSGEDVALWNSIIDGHSKYGFFEEGLVQFRRMQVLSVKPDGYTLCILLGMCNDFLGISCGKEIHGYVVRNMFDEDLFLITAMIDVYSSSSRPMDAWNVFEKLENKYNIAVWNSMINGFCENGLWRNGLKLYPLAKSEGLELVSTTFSSVLTACSQGEDIEFGCQLHCDAVKTGFESDPYVSTSLLTFYSKCGFVEDAERVFYLVRDREVGLWNSMISAYVNCGFANDALGIYTEMRRRQVAPDSFTISNALVACSMIGSFYSGTMIHGELIKRPLNDNLAAPSALLTMYSRLGSLEDAYRVFIQMKEKDVVAWGSMISGSCENKKFNKALELYKTMESDGVKPDANVIATGIIACVGLREGKLGGCFHGLAIKEGVDLDSFIGSTLIEFYSKCGQPDMARNAFSSVLQKNLVVWNSLISCYSQNGLPDVSVALLPQILQDGLYPDSVSITTVLAAVSQMAALLKGKTIHGYHIRFQLPSEIQVENALLDMYIKCGCFTYAQRVFYSMSNRDVVAWNSMMAGYGSHGECHKAINLFHEMRNSGIAPDEITFLSLIYSCNHCGFIDEGLNLFQLMKEHSIEPKMEHYINIVDLLGRAGRLNDACGFIENMVIAPDRGIWLSLLSACRVHRNVELGELAADNLFKMEPTRGSNYIQLLNLYVEAGLKEQAANLRTMMRQKGLTKLPGCSWIEVKNKVDVFFSGDSSSPRTVKIYETLDSLRNSMKRKECHCEAGETIYEPG, from the coding sequence TTTCCACTTTGTACTTCAAGATTCACCTTCCCTTCTCTCCTTAAAGCATGCGCTTCTCTTTCGAGTTTCCACTATGGCGGGACGCTCCAATCCACAATCATCAAAATGGGTCTCAGTTTTGATCCTTACATCATCAATTCACTCATTCGCATGTATGTTAAGTGTGGGTCGCTCTGCAGTGCAGTGAAACTGTTTGATAATGTGTCGCAATGTGAAGTTTCAGGTGAGGACGTCGCGCTTTGGAACTCTATCATTGATGGGCATTCCAAATATGGGTTCTTTGAGGAAGGTTTGGTTCAGTTTCGCAGAATGCAGGTGTTGAGTGTCAAGCCAGATGGTTACACTCTGTGTATTCTTCTTGGGATGTGCAATGATTTTCTGGGTATTTCATGTGGGAAGGAGATTCATGGTTATGTTGTGAGAAACATGTTTGATGAAgacctatttttaattactgcGATGATTGATGTGTATTCAAGTTCTAGTAGGCCTATGGACGCTTGGAATGTTTTTGAGAAGTTGGAAAATAAGTACAATATAGCAGTGTGGAATTCCATGATTAATGGCTTTTGTGAAAATGGGCTTTGGAGAAATGGCTTGAAGCTGTACCCATTAGCAAAAAGTGAGGGTCTTGAGTTGGTTTCCACAACATTTTCGAGCGTGTTAACTGCATGTTCACAGGGTGAAGATATAGAATTTGGCTGTCAGCTCCACTGTGATGCGGTCAAGACAGGTTTCGAGAGTGACCCTTACGTTAGTACTtcacttttaactttttattccaAGTGTGGATTTGTCGAAGACGCAGAGAGAGTTTTTTATTTGGTCAGAGACAGAGAGGTTGGATTATGGAATAGTATGATATCGGCTTATGTTAATTGTGGCTTTGCTAATGATGCTTTGGGTATCTACACTGAGATGCGTCGTAGACAGGTTGCACCTGATTCTTTCACCATATCAAATGCTCTGGTAGCATGCAGTATGATTGGATCGTTTTATTCGGGCACTATGATACATGGGGAACTGATAAAGAGACCATTAAATGACAATCTTGCCGCGCCAAGTGCTCTATTAACAATGTACTCAAGGCTTGGGAGTTTAGAAGATGCCTATAGAGTTTTCATTCAAATGAAGGAAAAGGATGTGGTAGCTTGGGGTTCTATGATATCAGGTAGTTgtgaaaataagaaattcaaTAAGGCGTTAGAATTGTACAAAACAATGGAATCCGATGGTGTGAAACCAGATGCTAATGTTATAGCAACTGGAATTATTGCTTGTGTAGGACTAAGAGAAGGAAAACTAGGTGGTTGTTTTCATGGATTGGCAATTAAGGAAGGAGTGGACTTGGATTCTTTTATAGGTAGTACTCTGATAGAGTTTTATTCGAAATGTGGACAACCAGATATGGCAAGAAATGCCTTTTCAAGTGTCTTGCAAAAGAATCTGGTGGTCTGGAATTCTTTAATATCATGTTATTCCCAGAATGGCCTCCCAGATGTCTCCGTTGCTCTTCTACCTCAAATACTGCAGGATGGCTTGTATCCAGACTCGGTATCAATCACCACCGTTCTAGCTGCAGTTTCACAGATGGCAGCATTGCTTAAAGGAAAGACCATACACGGTTACCATATAAGATTTCAGCTTCCCAGCGAAATTCAAGTAGAAAATGCTTTACTTGATATGTATATCAAGTGTGGATGcttcacatatgcacaacgGGTGTTCTATAGCATGTCAAATAGAGATGTTGTCGCATGGAATTCAATGATGGCTGGTTATGGATCTCATGGTGAATGCCATAAAGCCATCAACTTGTTTCATGAAATGAGAAATTCAGGAATAGCCCCTGATGAGATAACGTTCCTCTCCCTTATCTACTCTTGTAATCATTGTGGTTTCATTGATGAAGGTCTAAATCTATTTCAGTTGATGAAAGAACACAGCATCGAGCCAAAAATGGAGCATTACATAAATATAGTGGATCTCCTAGGTCGCGCTGGACGCCTAAATGATGCTTGTGGATTCATAGAGAATATGGTCATTGCACCTGACCGAGGCATTTGGCTCTCTTTATTGTCCGCTTGTCGAGTTCATCGAAATGTTGAGCTTGGTGAATTGGCTGCGGACAACCTATTTAAAATGGAGCCGACAAGAGGGAGCAATTACATTCAATTATTGAACTTGTATGTAGAAGCAGGACTAAAGGAACAGGCTGCAAACTTGAGGACAATGATGAGGCAGAAGGGATTGACAAAGCTCCCAGGTTGCAGTTGGATTGAAGTGAAAAATAAGGTTGATGTTTTCTTCTCAGGGGATTCATCCTCTCCCAGGACAGTAAAGATTTATGAGACTCTTGATAGTCTTAGGAATAGCATGAAGAGAAAGGAATGTCATTGTGAAGCAGGTGAGACAATATATGAACCAGGATGA
- the LOC105166967 gene encoding protein NETWORKED 4B → MEIEERTLDSPWWNSQIRLGNSEWLAENVDGLDQSIKEMLLLIESGDFPVENVDGNHSKQSELVACVKEISQRHHLLADHYNKLTGELSRYIQSTNETKNYEKTTLGPQPPFVTPEKKLNVEGQVVGSDFSLSSGGGISDATPNEGSESSSLSSDSDSEAYFSSRNEHSSSRPSAKMLKHDNINLETEMEGVAALTDQEHSCGDYEMLLRQITNYEKELKVSKEKFKFAEEEIAKLKSELQNNEAVTTKMVSLEAQLVSEKNQIKLHEAEIEKENKKSLMLHRQVVDLEAKLESEKRQVQELQESVIKYTAKLSDSDLEIRKLNAELQDASGNFALEKWQLESSVSKLSERLALHEAVTKEMQMQYEFLAGQMKKCEAEKLEMEKNQLALKISLQVDIENLHVELFKKELLVDTLNKDIDGLKLKYDTLMAEKDGLNSKLQTLTADLSVCDNQIQHLEHNLHELHSENKRLSEGSDRANKLTAELKSKIDELQKEVEIKAAMISETAEEKREAIRQLCFSVDHYKSAYAELRHACVIRKRPTAAVL, encoded by the coding sequence GTCTTGATCAGAGTATCAAAGAAATGCTACTTTTGATTGAAAGTGGAGATTTTCCTGTGGAGAATGTTGATGGTAATCATTCAAAGCAGTCTGAGTTAGTTGCTTGCGTCAAGGAAATCTCCCAGAGGCACCATTTGCTCGCTGACCACTACAATAAGTTAACAGGAGAATTGAGTAGGTATATCCAATCAACAAATGAAACAAAGAATTATGAGAAAACCACTCTTGGTCCTCAACCTCCTTTCGTAACTCCAGAGAAGAAGCTGAATGTTGAAGGTCAAGTAGTTGGTTCTGATTTCTCTCTAAGTTCTGGTGGTGGAATTTCAGATGCAACTCCAAATGAAGGCTCTGAATCTTCATCATTGTCATCAGATTCCGATTCAGAGGCTTACTTCTCATCCCGTAATGAGCATTCAAGCTCACGGCCTTCTGCCAAGATGTTGAAGCATGACAATATAAATCTGGAAACAGAGATGGAAGGTGTGGCTGCCCTGACTGATCAAGAGCACAGCTGCGGAGATTATGAAATGCTACTCAGACAAATCACAAACtatgaaaaagaattgaagGTTTCCAAggaaaaatttaagtttgcAGAAGAAGAAATTGCCAAATTGAAGAgtgaattacaaaataatgaagCAGTCACCACCAAAATGGTTAGTCTGGAGGCCCAGCTTGTCTCAGAAAAGAATCAGATTAAGTTGCATGAAgctgaaattgaaaaggagAACAAAAAATCTTTGATGCTCCACAGGCAAGTAGTTGATTTGGAAGCCAAACTTGAGTCGGAGAAAAGGCAAGTTCAGGAGTTACAGGAGAGTGTAATAAAGTACACAGCAAAGTTATCGGATTCTGATCTTGAGATACGGAAACTGAATGCTGAACTACAAGATGCTTCAGGAAATTTCGCTCTGGAGAAATGGCAGCTAGAATCCTCTGTTTCCAAGTTGTCAGAAAGGCTGGCTTTGCATGAGGCAGTAACCAAAGAAATGCAGATGCAATATGAATTCTTAGCTGGTCAGATGAAGAAATGCGAAGCTGAGAAACTTGAGATGGAAAAAAACCAATTAGCTTTAAAAATCAGTTTGCaagttgatattgaaaatCTGCACGTAGAGCTTTTCAAGAAAGAATTACTAGTGGATACTTTGAATAAAGATATTGATGGGCTGAAGCTGAAGTATGACACGCTAATGGCCGAGAAAGATGGACTCAACTCCAAGTTACAGACACTCACTGCTGATCTAAGTGTTTGCGACAATCAAATTCAACATTTGGAGCACAATCTGCACGAGCTACATTCTGAAAACAAGCGGCTAAGTGAAGGGTCCGATCGTGCAAACAAGCTAACAGCTGAACTGAAGTCCAAGATCGATGAGCTACAGAAAGAGGTGGAAATCAAGGCAGCCATGATTTCTGAAACGGCTGAGGAAAAACGAGAAGCTATACGGCAGCTGTGTTTTTCAGTTGACCACTACAAAAGTGCATATGCAGAACTACGACATGCATGTGTTATACGCAAACGTCCCACAGCTGCGGTCTTGTAG
- the LOC105166974 gene encoding LOW QUALITY PROTEIN: two-component response regulator ARR17 (The sequence of the model RefSeq protein was modified relative to this genomic sequence to represent the inferred CDS: substituted 1 base at 1 genomic stop codon) yields the protein MAAALEEPHVLAVDDNSLDRKIVEKLLKNSSCKVTTAENAQRALEYLGLVDGNHNSTTHNASKVSMIITDYCMPGMTGYELLKKIKESSIMKNVPVVIMSSENVPTXINECLEEGAEMFMLKPLTYSDVNKLRRQLL from the exons ATGGCTGCTGCTTTGGAAGAACCCCATGTTTTGGCAGTTGATGATAATTCACTCGATCGGAAAATTGTCGAGAAATTGCTCAAGAATTCATCTTGCAAAG TGACAACTGCCGAGAATGCGCAGAGGGCTTTGGAGTATCTGGGACTGGTCGACGGCAACCACAACTCTACAACTCACAAT GCATCAAAAGTAAGTATGATCATCACAGACTACTGCATGCCCGGAATGACAGGATACGAGCTTCTCAAGAAGATTAAG GAGTCTTCAATCATGAAGAACGTGCCCGTTGTCATAATGTCATCCGAGAACGTCCCTACATGAATTAACGA GTGTCTGGAAGAAGGAGCGGAAATGTTCATGTTAAAGCCTCTTACATATTCGGATGTCAATAAGTTGAGACGACAATTGCTATAA
- the LOC105166968 gene encoding uncharacterized aarF domain-containing protein kinase At5g05200, chloroplastic, with protein MARVSVFRGAACSRLPLIHHSQLPVSICVSARKFRYGRNKFALSARYSQSQDLFTTRLQDSIQNLPKLVEDIVQTSINTGPRGALRLAQGIQAVIGVGSEWLTDASKTANSSGGLATELQLGLLSPVYLRKLFERLGATYIKLGQFIASAPTLFPPEYVQEFQYCFDRAPSVPFQEIQSILREELGKPIDTVFEYVDPTPIASASIAQVHGARIRDTQEDVVIKVLKPGIEDILVADLNFVYIVARILEFLSPDLSRASLVAIVKDIRESMLEEVDFKKEATNVESFRRYLEAMGLTRQATAPKVYQQYSTRRVLTMERLYGVPLTDLNSINSLVPNPETSLITALNVWFGSLLACETFHADVHAGNLWLLRDGRIGFLDFGIVGRISPKTWAAMEVFLQSLATEEYESMASSLIDMGATSTDVDSKAFARDLEKIFSSIQDLDTEIIVAAAREPNTNATAVSANLLVDERQMNALFLDVVRVSESYGLRFPREFALLMKQLLYFDRYTRLLAPNLNMLRDQRITIVSNQRSRNVYQ; from the exons ATGGCCAGAGTTTCAGTGTTCAGAGGCGCTGCTTGTAGCCGCTTACCTCTGATTCATCACTCTCAG TTGCCTGTATCAATATGTGTATCAGCCAGGAAGTTCAGATATGGCCGTAATAAATTTGCCCTCTCTGCTCGATACTCGCAGTCACAGGACCTCTTTACCACCCGTCTTCAAG ATAGTATTCAGAACTTGCCCAAACTTGTGGAGGATATTGTCCAGACATCCATAAATACAGGTCCTCGTGGAGCTCTCAGATTAGCTCAAGGTATCCAAGCAGTTATTGGTGTTGGTAGCGAGTGGCTAACTGATGCTTCTAAG ACAGCAAATTCATCTGGTGGACTAGCGACTGAGCTGCAGCTCGGATTATTATCACCTGTTTATTTGAGGAAATTATTCGAGCGCTTGGGGGcaacatatattaaattaggTCAG TTCATAGCATCTGCACCAACATTATTTCCTCCAGAGTATGTACAGGAGTTCCAGTACTGTTTTGACAGAGCTCCTTCAGTTCCCTTCCAAGAGATTCAGTCGATATTGCGTGAGGAGTTAGGCAAGCCCATTGATACTGTATTTGAGTACGTGGATCCTACACCAATAGCTTCTGCTTCCATAGCACAG gtGCATGGTGCTAGGATAAGGGACACCCAAGAGGATGTAGTTATTAAGGTGCTAAAACCAGGAATAGAGGACATCTTGGTGGCAGATTTGAACTTTGTATATATTGTTGCACGGATATTGGAATTTTTGAGTCCCGACCTAAGCCGAGCATCTCTG GTTGCTATTGTCAAAGACATAAGGGAGTCAATGCTTGAAGAGGTTGACTTTAAGAAGGAGGCTACAAATGTTGAGTCCTTTAGGAGATACTTGGAAGCTATGGGACTCACGAGGCAGGCTACAGCTCCAAAAGTATATCAGCAGTACAGTACCAGACGGGTTCTTACGATGGAGAGACTTTATGGAGTCCCTCTCACAGACTTGAACTCCATAAACTCACTTGTTCCAAATCCAGAGACTAGTCTTATAACTGCCTTAAATGTCTG GTTTGGTAGCTTGCTTGCATGTGAAACCTTTCACGCGGACGTACATGCAGGAAATTTGTGGTTACTACGTGATGGTCGCATTGGGTTCCTTGACTTTG GAATTGTTGGGCGAATTTCTCCCAAAACATGGGCTGCCATGGAAGTATTTCTACAATCACTAGCAACTGAAGAATATGAGTCCATGGCCTCATCCCTGATCGATATGGGTGCTACAAGCACAGATGTGGACTCCAAGGCCTTTGCAAGAGATCTGGAAAAGATATTCTCCTCCATACAG GATTTGGATACAGAGATCATTGTTGCTGCGGCCAGAGAACCAAATACAAATGCAACTGCAGTTTCTGCCAATCTTCTTGTTGATGAGAGACAAATGAATGCGCTATTTCTTGATGTG GTTCGAGTTAGTGAATCATACGGTCTAAGATTTCCTCGGGAGTTTGCACTTCTCATGAAGCAGCTCCTGTATTTTGATCGATACACAAGACTATTGGCTCCCAATTTGAATATGCTGCGGGACCAGAGGATCACCATTGTTTCAAATCAGAGAAGCAGAAATGTTTACCAGTGA
- the LOC105166969 gene encoding probable RNA-binding protein EIF1AD — translation MRGGRKNLKRAIEEEMVTLQQGQSIMQVVDLRGSNLIEVMDTKGQKLLAIFPAKFQKSMWIKRGNFIVVDESGREEAVESGRKVGGIVTQVLYHDQVRLLQKSPEWPEIFKSLPQETSKQDLNSCTSQQDDESCTDDEGLPPLEANTNRQNPLLSQVHIESDSDSETDTDS, via the exons ATGAGAGGAGGAAGGAAGAATCTCAAGAGGGCAATTGAGGAAGAGATGGTGACTCTTCAACAAGGTCAAAGCATAATGCAGGTTGTGGATCTGAGGGGCTCTAATCTTATTGAG GTAATGGATACAAAAGGACAGAAATTGCTAGCAATATTTCCAgcaaaatttcagaaaagcaTGTGGATTAAACGAG GGAACTTTATAGTGGTCGACGAAAGTGGGAGGGAAGAGGCTGTCGAATCTGGTCGAAAGGTTGGGGGCATTGTTACACAAGTACTTTACCATGACCAAGTGCGTCTGCTTCAAAAATCTCCAGAATG GCCGGAGATTTTCAAATCTTTGCCCCAAGAGACGTCAAAGCAAGATCTAAACTCTTGTACTTCCCAACAAGATGATGAGAGTTGTACTGACGACGAAGGGCTTCCACCTCTGGAAGCAAATACAAACAGGCAGAATCCTCTACTATCTCAGGTGCATATAGAGTCCGATTCAGATTCAGAAACTGACACCGACTCGTAG